The genomic stretch CCACGAATGATAATATCGTTACGAGAGTCGTTTACGGGAGTAACACCGGCAAAACTACGAACCATACGAGCCGGATCGCCTAATGAACCTGCAAAGCGATAAGTTTCTTCAACGCTAAAACTTCTTGCTCCGGCATAGCTTAAATTGTTGATAGGTCTGCTTTTATCGCGTCGAGCAACAATTTTAACATCTTCTAACTGAATAGACGTAGGGTGTAAAACAGCATCAATAATAACTTCACGTCCGGAAGTAACAAGCACGTCAAACTGCTTGGTTTCAAAACCCATGCAACGTATTTCAATCACTCGTCGTCCGGTTGGCACTTGAAACGAAAACTCATTTTTTTCATCTGTTATGGTTCCAATGGTAGGTTCGCTTCCTACAACTAAGATTGATGCACTGAAAACTTCGTTTTCGGGATCTATAGATTTAACGGTTCCTCTGACGGTTTGTGTGAACTGTTCTTGAGCAAAAGCTGAAAATGTTAGACAAAATGCGAACAAAAAAGCAAGTGTTTTTTTCATATAGTTATTAGTTTAATATTTAAGATTGTTACGGGTTACGGGTTACGGGTTGCGGGTTGCGGGTTGCGAGTTGTGAACCTAAATACTCCCGACTCAAAACTCGGAACTCGAAACTCTTAACTTCGTTTTCCCAACCCTAAAAAAATTGGCATGTTGATACATACGTCTAAAATTAGAGACCGCACAAAAATAGCCACAACTTGGTTATATGCTAAATTCTAAATATTAAGTTTGTGTGAATTTTATGTTAATTCCAATTTCAGTAGCTGTTTCATATCGTTAGTCAAGGGAAAATCAGGTTTTTTGTATCTTTGTATTAAGTTTATACTTAAAATTTGATTAACAAGATGAGAAAAGTTATTGATACGGAGAGAATACCTATAAAACTTTGGCTTGACGATGCTGACGAAAACACTATGCAACAGGCGAAAAACCTTGCTAATTTGCCTTTTGCTTTCAAACATATTTGTCTGATGCCCGATGCACACTCCGGCTACGGAATGCCTATTGGCGGAGTTATGGCAACCGATGAAGTTATAGTGCCTAATGCCGTTGGTGTTGATATAGGTTGCGGAATGTGTGCTGTTAAAACGAATTTAAAATTTACGCCGCGTATCCAAAAAAATATGAAAGATGTTTTAGGCGATATAAGGGATAGAATACCGGTTGGGCATAATCACAACAAAAAGGCTCAAGATGAAAGTCTTATGCCTCAAGGCTACGATATTGACAGCATGCCTGTAGTGAAAAAGCAATACGCTTCTGCATTAAAACAGATTGGGACGCTTGGTGGTGGCAATCACTTTATTGAAATTCAGAAAGATAGCGATAATATCATTTGGATTATGATACACTCGGGTAGCAGAAATATTGGCAAGCAAGTCGCCGACCACTATAATAAAATCGCGAAAAACTTGAACAAACTGTGGTATTCATCTGTTGACCCTAAAGCTGACTTAGCTTTTCTGCCTTTTAAAACCGAAGAAGCACGCAAGTATTACAACGAAATGAAATATTGTGTTGATTTTGCGCTTGCCAATCGTAAATTGATGCTAACAAGGGTACAAGAAGTTTTTGCCTATTATTTTCCAAAAGTTACTTATGGCGAAATAATAAACATAGCCCACAACTACGCTACTTGGGAAACTCATTTTGGCAAAAACGTTGTTGTACACCGCAAAGGAGCTACTTCGGCACATAAAGGCGAGTTGGGAATTATTCCGGGTTCGCAAGGCACAAAATCGTATATAGTCGAAGGATTGGGCAATCCTGAGAGTTTTGCAAGTTGCTCGCATGGAGCAGGTCGTGTAATGGGACGTAACGAAGCTATACGCAACTTAAACCTTGAAGAAGAGCAACGCAAACTTGACAAAAAAGGAATTTTGCACGCAATTAGAGGCAAAAGAGATTTGGAAGAAGCACCTTCGGCTTACAAAAACATCACACAAGTAATGGCAAACCAAGAAGATCTGGTTAAAATAATAGTAGAATTGTCGCCTTTGGCGGTTGTTAAAGGGTAATGGTTTAAAACAAGGGTTTGTGTGTATAAACGCAATTACCTAATCAAACAAATAATTACCCATTTTTCAGGAATTCCTTCAAAATAATAGACTTTGTCGCCGTAGGCATCATTATATCTTAGAGTTTGACCATCTAGGTAGTAGAGTTTTTTGCCATAGGCATCTTTTGAACGGATGGTTTTTCCGTCGAAATAATATAATTTATCGCCGTAAGCATCTCTTGAGCGAACTGTATTACCGTCAATATAAAACACTTTTTCTCCGTAGGAATCGGTTCTTCTTATTGTGTTTCCATCAAGGTGAAATAACTTATTTCCGTAAGCATCTTTCGAACGCAAAGTATTACCGTCGACATATGCAATTTTATCGCCATAAGCATCTCTGATTCTTACAGTTTGAGCATCTGCAATACCGAACATCAGCAATATGGTTGATATTAATATTAGCTTTTTCATTTTATTTTGTTGTTAGACTTTATATTTATATCTCGTTGTATTTTTATCTCCAATTTTTTCAATTATTCCATTCTTAACAGCAAAATTCAAATCCCGACTTGCTGTTGCCGGAGAAATTTCCCTAAAATTCTTCAAATAGTCTTTTCGTGAAAAGTAGTCGTTTTTAGCAATTGATTTGAATATATTAATCCTGTCAATATTCGTTAAATTGATATTTTGGATATTCAGTAATTCCTCTAGTGATTCAAGGATTATTGAAAGCATAAATTCAATGAACACAGTAGAATCACCTCTATCATCAGATTTTCCAAGCGATTCGTAATACTGTTCCTGTCTTTCTTTTATTAATGTCTCAATTGGTAAAAATTCAAAAACAGGATAAGAGTCTTTTAAAATCAGCGTTTGCCATAATCTCCCCATTCTACCATTCCCATCGATAAATGGATGAATAAACTCCACTTCATAGTGGAATACACAACTTTTAATTAAAACTAAATCTTCATCATTGTTTAAATAATCAAACAAATCATTCATTAAAGAATAGATCATTTCGCTTGGTGGAGCAATGTGAGCAACCTTAGAGCCCTTTATAATTCCGACCGATTTACTTCTAAGTTTTCCTGCCGATTCAATGAGTCCGTTCATTAAAATTCCGTGCGCCTCACAGAATGATTCAAATTTATAAGGATTCAAATTGTCTAAATAGTTATAAACTGCAATTGCATTTTTAACCTCTAATATGTCTTTTTTAGGTCCAATTACTCTTTTATTCTCTACAATTGCAGTTATTTGCTCAATGGTCAATGTATTTCCTTCAATTTCAAGCGATGAGTGAATTGTTTTAATTCTGTTTTTCTTTATTAATTCTGTTGGTGGTTTATTCAAATGTGCGGAATTTACTTCTCCAATTTTTTCCGAAATTGAAGCAACCAACTTTAAAATCTTTCCGGTTATTATGTATGGTGGTTTCATACGATTAAATTTTTCTTTTCAGTTGTCGTATGCAACTCCCGATGAATAAATTTAACCATTCACTTAGGTGTAATAATTGATTAAATTTGTTCATGTTCGTTTCATATATTTTAGTCTTGATAGTATCAAATGATACTATCAAAGATAATGGATTTATTTCAAAACGCATTTAAGTGACTGATTTTCTTCCTCTACTAAAATAAAGCCAAAAGTCTAACTTACGAAACAAAAATACAATATTTTTAAATACAAAACTGGCAATATTGCGTTATTTTACTATTATATTTCTTAATTGTAATCGTAAAAGCCGGTCTGAGCCAATATTTTTTAAACACCTTAATATTTATTAGCGGCTGCCTGACAGAATTGAAAAAAGTAGATTGCAACAGATTTTATTTACCACATACAGCAGATGAATTGTATGCATCCACTGTTATTGAATAAATAAGAGAGAAACTGCTTTGTGCAATCAAATCTTCACTGTAATTATCGTATTTCTTAACATTGAATATGTCGTCCTGTACTGATTTAGAATACCCAATGCAACGATTATCAGAAAACTTGATTAACACAGAGTCACCAATCATGTTTATGTTATCTTCATATTGAAAAAGTCCAACAGTCTCACTTTTAGTAGTATGAGATGTTATTTGACCGCCGTTCAATATTGTATAGCTTTTAATCTGAATTTTATTGGAGTTAAAAACCAATAATTCCAAATCTTTGCCGGAAGAATTTTTATAGATATAATCAATAGTTTTGATTTTATCTACTTCTTTTTTACAACTAGTTGCTACTAGTAAAGTTCCGAGACTTAGGATGCCAATAAGTAAAAGGACTCTCCAGATTGTTTTGTGTTTCATTGTTGTATAAGTTTTTAATGTTATTTTATATCATTTTATTTATTTGAATCGCCTTATTTACCACTTAAAAATTTAGTAATTGCATTTTTAATACTCTCAGCTTCACAAACAGATAATCCGTGTCCACAATCGCTTTGTAATAACAGCAATTCGGCATTTAACTCTTTTGATAACTCTATTGCCGGAATTGGAGTAACAAGGTGATCCTGTGCCGCTGAAATAATTAACACATCTGCTTTTATTATATTTTTAATGTTCTCTTGAGTGCAGTTGGAACTCTTATAGATATCGTGCTGTAATATTGTTTTGATGCCTGCCAGATAGTCCTTTGGGTTTACGCGTGTGGAATATTGTTGTTTGAGAAAAATATCGAGACTATCAGGATTTTGAGTTTTTGCAAATAATGTTGGTGTATTTATATTCATCAGGAAAATGTTATAAGCCAATTTGTAGGCAAAATCGAGTTTTTGCGGATCTTGTCCGGCTTCAGTTAATAGGTCATCCATTGTCTGCCAAACAAGCATATCGTACGATGACAGCTTTGGAGTACCAACCATTGAGATGGCTTTGTCCATAAAATCGGGATAAGCCACAGTCCATTCAAGAGTTTGCATACCACCCAACGAAATTCCCATCACCGCATAAATATGTTTTATATTGAGATGATTTACCAACAGCAGATATTGAGAATTGACCATATCTCTAGTTGTAATTGTGGGGAAATCTTCTGTGTTTGAAGGAGATGACGAAACGCCGTTGGTTAAAGCATCGACAACTATTATATACAAACCGGAAGTATCAATCAAACTGTTTGCAAAACTGTTATTAATATGCTCACTGGTTCCGGCAAACCAAGTAGGAAATAAAACTACATTATTTTTTTCCGCATTCAATTTTCCAATTGTCCTGTAACCTACTACACAGTCTTTGATGATATATCCATTGGTCGTTTTGAAATCGCCTATATTAACTAATTGTAAGTCAGATTGAGCATTGCTCGTGCATATCAATGACAAAAGAGCTACGAATAAAAAAAATGATTTTAAGTTCATGTGTGATTTTAAATTTGTTGCAACATCCAATTCACGAAACAAATTTACAATATTCGTAAATATTAAACTTAAAATATTGTGTTTTTATTTTTCGGTAAATAATATTAATCAAAGCATCAGACTTTCTTAAACATTAAGAGCATTAAGGAATTAAGGAACATTAAGATACTCTTAACGATGACTTAATGAATCTTAACTCCTTAATGGTTAAAAAAAATGCAGATTACAACTTTTTGCACCTCTATTTTATTAAAAATCCGATTGAAAATGCAAAGTTAGGTGTTACTACAAGTCCTTTTGGATTATAATCTCGTTCTGTTACTCCAATTTCATTCGGTTTTGTACTGTCAACTATTTTATCAGTTTTTCGTCTATAAAGCCAAAATGCAGGACCTATATAAAACTCCGATGAAATCCGTTTTGAAATATGAAACTGATAGCCAAATACAGGGATTAATTCAATCTGAAAAATCTTTATATCCTGAGTATTCAAATAATCACCATGAAATCCCACCATCTCAATATTCTTCATCATACTGTATTTTACTACACCCTGTGTTCCCCAATAAAATCCAAATGGAGCTTTCTTTTTACCTATATAATGTCTAAATCCAACTAAAATTCTATAACCTGTGCTTGGAGTAAATTTTCCAAAATTCCATTCACCACCATTGCTAAACCAAGTCCTATTTCGATACGTGAGGTCTATTTCGATTGAATTTTTTTGTCCTATCGGTTTTTCTATGCTGATGTTAGGATTGAGTCCAATAAAATCTTGAAGAGGTCTTGTTTTTATTAGTGTAGTGTCAGGAAACATACAAAATCCTATAGTTGGTATTAAGAGGAATAAAATTATACTAATAGTAATTCTTTTCATTTCTTATTATTTTTGAGTGTAGCGGTTGGCAATAAGAAGCTTAGGGTATTTCTAAGCGCATACCTTTCAAGTTACCAAGCCGTTTATTAAATGTTATTTCGTTCAAATTTAGCATCTTCCGTCCTATGTTTTTTATTGCGTGTTGTAGGTTATTTTCATCATTTGCTTACCGCCTGAAATATCGCCATCATTGCCATCAAGTCAAACAGGAAGTGTATTATCATATTTGGCAGTAATCGTTTGCTCGATACAAAAATTACTCCAAAAACTAATGCAAAAATAAAGTAAAAAAGAAACTGACCGTATGACGTTACGGATATTATCCCGTGGGTAAGTACAAAAGCTATTCCCGCTGGTATTATTGCTAGCCATTTGTTGATTCTTATGTCTATCAACTTCGTAATTGCGTAACCACGATAAACTATTTCTTCACAAAATCCTGCGGTAAAAACCGTTATGATAAAAAAGATTCTATGCGGTGTTGTTTTTGGAAAGAAGTTCGATATTCCCGCCAATTTATTTTCGTCTATCGAAACATATTTCAAAGACCATTCTGTGAAGCCAAGCACAAGCAATGCAATGGTCAGGTATGATAGTACGAGAATTATGGTCTTCTTTGTGTTTAACCCATAACCAATATCACGGAATGTTCTATTTTCATGTTTCAGAAACGCTTTGACTACGAAAACACTTAGCCAATGCAGAACAATTATTCCGCTCCAAAAAGGGATAAATAAATCGCTATTCCCTTTTACAAAAAGTTCGTTAGCCCAAGGTGTCAGGCTGTACATAAAGTAAATTAGCGGAAATCCGACTAAAACAATCAATAAATTTCTTTTAGACTTGTCCATTTTAGTTCGTTTTTTTTAATGACCTACAACATCCAATTCACGAAGCAAATTTACAACATTCGCATATATTAAAATTAAAATATAGTGTTTTTTCTCTTTTTAGTTATTGAAATTTCCCTTAAAATTTTTATAAATTTGGGTTAATGTTATATATTATATAGATACTATTTTTCCTTAAATGTCAGCAAGTTACATTCGGTAATAGTAGTTTTCTATTTGTTCCATTTAGGAAATTTCCCTGTTAGCTTAGCGAAATCTTTTAGCATTTCAACTTGTGCTTTTTTCTGTTCGCCTTCACCATTCACTACGTACCAATAGATGTCAAGTGCATCTGTTTTGTCTTTTAACAACTGATAAGTCCAACCTATTTTTCTTGAGTTTTTATCGTAGTGAATTCCATTTACAATCTCGTTAAATAATCCACCGGAATTTGAGTAACCAATATAAACCAAGTCAATTTTTCCGTTTCTCAATTCTATTACTTTAAAAACGCCATCTTTGTCCTTAGGCGCATTGCAGACTTTTTCTAATTCGTCGTGTGCTTCAAAAAAGAAATGGTCGTTGTCTGTGTAATTTTGGGGCTCTTGAAACATAATCTATCTATTTATTTGTTATTTCACTTAATATGTCGGCTGTAATTATTCTATGAGTATGAGAATTAATTGTTAGTCTGACATTTCTTTTATTGCTTGTAATCTAATCCACGGAACAAATTTACAACATTCGTATATATTAAACTTAAAATATAGTGTTTTTATTTTTCGGTAAATAATATTGATCAAAGCATCTGACTTTTTTAAACATTAAGGGCATTAAGATACTCTTAACGATAACTTAATGAATCTTAACTCCTTAATGGTTAAAAAATCTATCATATTCTCCGCATTTACATTTGGTCTGCTCCAATATTTTTTTCTTGTATTAGCGGATTGATATATCTGTCTTTTTTGCGTTTGTTTTTATATTGTATGGCTTTTTCCGGACAGCGATGGTAACAGCTCAAACAAGCAACACATTTATCGCCAAAAATAATCTCGCCATTTTCATATTTAATGTTATTTACAGGACAAATACGAATACATTTACCACAATCGGTACATTTTTCCGTTATTTTGAAATCCTTGACCAACTTAT from Lentimicrobiaceae bacterium encodes the following:
- a CDS encoding carboxypeptidase-like regulatory domain-containing protein, yielding MKKTLAFLFAFCLTFSAFAQEQFTQTVRGTVKSIDPENEVFSASILVVGSEPTIGTITDEKNEFSFQVPTGRRVIEIRCMGFETKQFDVLVTSGREVIIDAVLHPTSIQLEDVKIVARRDKSRPINNLSYAGARSFSVEETYRFAGSLGDPARMVRSFAGVTPVNDSRNDIIIRGNSSLGVQWIIDGIEIANPNHFNAGVGMTGGQVTLLNTNLLSNSDFHLSAWPAPYGNALSGIFDLNMRSGNNKKREFWLQAGYNGVEAGAEGYFSKNSNSRYLLSYRYSIPDLIKKMGVKMPFVPKYQDVTF
- a CDS encoding RtcB family protein, encoding MRKVIDTERIPIKLWLDDADENTMQQAKNLANLPFAFKHICLMPDAHSGYGMPIGGVMATDEVIVPNAVGVDIGCGMCAVKTNLKFTPRIQKNMKDVLGDIRDRIPVGHNHNKKAQDESLMPQGYDIDSMPVVKKQYASALKQIGTLGGGNHFIEIQKDSDNIIWIMIHSGSRNIGKQVADHYNKIAKNLNKLWYSSVDPKADLAFLPFKTEEARKYYNEMKYCVDFALANRKLMLTRVQEVFAYYFPKVTYGEIINIAHNYATWETHFGKNVVVHRKGATSAHKGELGIIPGSQGTKSYIVEGLGNPESFASCSHGAGRVMGRNEAIRNLNLEEEQRKLDKKGILHAIRGKRDLEEAPSAYKNITQVMANQEDLVKIIVELSPLAVVKG
- a CDS encoding Fic family protein; the encoded protein is MKPPYIITGKILKLVASISEKIGEVNSAHLNKPPTELIKKNRIKTIHSSLEIEGNTLTIEQITAIVENKRVIGPKKDILEVKNAIAVYNYLDNLNPYKFESFCEAHGILMNGLIESAGKLRSKSVGIIKGSKVAHIAPPSEMIYSLMNDLFDYLNNDEDLVLIKSCVFHYEVEFIHPFIDGNGRMGRLWQTLILKDSYPVFEFLPIETLIKERQEQYYESLGKSDDRGDSTVFIEFMLSIILESLEELLNIQNINLTNIDRINIFKSIAKNDYFSRKDYLKNFREISPATASRDLNFAVKNGIIEKIGDKNTTRYKYKV
- a CDS encoding alpha/beta fold hydrolase; its protein translation is MNLKSFFLFVALLSLICTSNAQSDLQLVNIGDFKTTNGYIIKDCVVGYRTIGKLNAEKNNVVLFPTWFAGTSEHINNSFANSLIDTSGLYIIVVDALTNGVSSSPSNTEDFPTITTRDMVNSQYLLLVNHLNIKHIYAVMGISLGGMQTLEWTVAYPDFMDKAISMVGTPKLSSYDMLVWQTMDDLLTEAGQDPQKLDFAYKLAYNIFLMNINTPTLFAKTQNPDSLDIFLKQQYSTRVNPKDYLAGIKTILQHDIYKSSNCTQENIKNIIKADVLIISAAQDHLVTPIPAIELSKELNAELLLLQSDCGHGLSVCEAESIKNAITKFLSGK
- a CDS encoding DUF3575 domain-containing protein, whose protein sequence is MKRITISIILFLLIPTIGFCMFPDTTLIKTRPLQDFIGLNPNISIEKPIGQKNSIEIDLTYRNRTWFSNGGEWNFGKFTPSTGYRILVGFRHYIGKKKAPFGFYWGTQGVVKYSMMKNIEMVGFHGDYLNTQDIKIFQIELIPVFGYQFHISKRISSEFYIGPAFWLYRRKTDKIVDSTKPNEIGVTERDYNPKGLVVTPNFAFSIGFLIK
- a CDS encoding type II CAAX endopeptidase family protein, with protein sequence MDKSKRNLLIVLVGFPLIYFMYSLTPWANELFVKGNSDLFIPFWSGIIVLHWLSVFVVKAFLKHENRTFRDIGYGLNTKKTIILVLSYLTIALLVLGFTEWSLKYVSIDENKLAGISNFFPKTTPHRIFFIITVFTAGFCEEIVYRGYAITKLIDIRINKWLAIIPAGIAFVLTHGIISVTSYGQFLFYFIFALVFGVIFVSSKRLLPNMIIHFLFDLMAMMAIFQAVSK